A stretch of DNA from Lepus europaeus isolate LE1 chromosome 11, mLepTim1.pri, whole genome shotgun sequence:
TCCCTTCTTTatgcttgatcttagccaaaaggctgagaagcaattaaATTCCCTTTAAAGGAGCTGATGCTGACAGTGAAGTGTTTGAAGCATGGACTTAATGCTGTGAaattggggtcggtgctgtggcgcaacaggttaacgccctggcctgaagcaccaccatcccatatgggcgccggttcaagacccagctgctccacttgcagctcttggctatggcctgggaaagcagtggaagatggcccaagtgcttgggctcctgcacctgtgtgggagacccggaagaagctcctggctcctgtcttcgggttggcgcagctctggcctttgcagccatctggagagtgaaccatcggatggaagacctctctctctctctgcctctcctctctctgtgtaactctgacttgcaaataaacaaataaataaatcttttttttaaaatgctgtgaaATTATAAAAGGGAAGGAAACCGTGTAAATTGGAGTTTTCTGTAAGGTGAGAAAACGTGCTTTTTTTGTCTTTGATCATTTCTATTTAACCACAAAACATGTAGAAGATTACTTAGTCTTCAACTCTTCGAGGTTGGGAAATGAAAACCTCAGCTCGTGAAGGATTTACGCGGTGAAGTCTGAGCTCCCCTGCTTGAGGGAGGTTACATGACTTGGCGTGGTGCTACCACTGGTTTGTTCCTTCAGTGTGTACCCACTGGGTGCCCGTTAGGTTCCAACTACTGTGGCAgtccagagctacagagaaatcTCATACAGTAGTCTGCCAGCaggaggggagtggggcaggGCAACCAGAATGCACCAAAACCTCAGACCCACCCTGAATAAACACTTAGCAAAATAATGTCATTGGAGGAAAATGGATTTTCTCAAGCCGCAGACGAgcttttgagcattttttttttttaagattgtatttatttgacaggtagagttacagagagagacaaagaggttttctttccgttggttcaccccccaaatggctgctgcagctggaactgtgccgatctgaagtcaggagccaggtgccgcctcctggtctcccatgcgggtgcagggctcaagcacttaggccatcctccactgcactcccaggccacagcagagagctggactgggagagggcaaccgggactagaaccagcggacatatgggatgtgggcactacaggcggaggattaaccaagtgagccacagcaaagcccctgaacatttttttttactcacAGGATGTTGCAAAAGCAAATTGGTTTACTTCAATCAATTTTGAAAGTCTTTAATTGGCCTTAAGCTGTGTTTGTCGAGGTTGGCCTGGCAGTGAACGTCGAGTGTCAGTGGTGCCCAGACGTGTCTGTATCCACCTTCCTggcagtgcaggccctgggagaccgcagatgatggctcaagtagttgtgtcccttccacacacgggagacctgtactgaggtcctggctcccagcttcaacctgggccATCCCTgacttgtaggcatttggagagtgaaccagcagatgattggagctctgtctctgcctctcaaaaaaaaaaaaaaaattgtaaaaaccaTGGATTCACAGGCTTCCATGTGATGTTTCAGTGCCTGTACACTTCAGTGAGATCAACTCTTACTAGATTGcacatgtgagtgagatcctgcaGCACTTGTCTTCCTGTGCCTAGCTTATTTTATGTAGCATAATGACCTCCAGGTCTattcatgttgctgcaaatgacaaaagttcatcctttaaaaaaaattatttgaaaggcagagttacagagaggaagagacagagatcttccatctgctgattgactccccaaatggccacaacagtcaggactggccaggccaaagccaggagcctggaactccatccaggtctcccaagtgggtggcagggccctgagtacttaggccatcctccactgctttcccaggcacattagcagggagctggatcagaagtggagcaataggaactggaactggcagtgaacatgggatgccaacgtggcaagccatggcttaacccactgcaccacaatgcctgccccagatttTATCGGTTttggttgaatagtattccactgtgtgcgTGTACCACATCTTCCTTCTTTAGTCATCATTGGATGGGCACTTTGGTTGCTTGCATttcttggccattgtgaatagtgttgGCAGTAATCATGAGGCTGCAGGTGTAACtgagtgatttcatttcccttggatatatacccaacaGTGGGGATCATACAGTAGTTCTAATTCGAGATTTTGGAGGAAACTTCTTGGGTTCTCCGTAGTGACTGCACCAGCTTTCATTCCCGCCAGCAGTGTCTAAGAGACCCGTTCTCCATATCCCCACCAGCACCTGGTATCAGTTGTCTTTTCGGTAACAATCTAAGGAGAGCGAGGTGAttgctcattgtggttttgacttacaGTTCTCTGATCAttaatgtccatactacccaaagcaattcacAGACTCAATGCAATCTCTgtcaaataccaatgacattttctaactagaagaaaacatgactAAAATCCTTGTGGAACCACAATGGACCACAAATAGCCGGAGCAATCTtgagtaaaaaaaatcaaaggaaacattACATgacctgcctttaaaatatacttaaaagctacagtaattagaacagcatggtattggcataaataCAGATAAGTGGAACAAAACAGAATCTTAGAGGTAAATTAATGCATCTCCAGCCAATTGATTGATCTTTAACAAAAGTGCTAATAACACACATTGGACAGAGGATCATCTTcacaataaatggtactggggaaACTGGGTATCCACATGCACAGGAATGAAACCAGACCTCTCCCCCACCAAGTACGACAGTCAGTGAAAAATGGACTGAAGACCTATTAGACCCAAAACCTTGAAACGACTAGAAGATAATATAGGGGGAAAGCCTCAGGGGACTGAAGGAGTAAGGATTTTCGGATCAGATCCCAAAAGcaccaaaaacaagcaaaaataggcaaatgagaTTTCATCAACCTGAAGAGCTTCTATACAGCAGAAGACAAAAGAGTGAAGAGATaacctacagaatggaagaaaatatttacaaataactaTGCCTCAGACAAGAGGTTCATAACCAGAATATAGAAAGGACTCAGCTGAATAGCAAAAAAATATTATGAATGGGCAGTAGATCTAAACAGGTAGCTCTCACAGGAGGATATACACAcggccaacaggtacatgaaaaagtCCTCGTTTTTAAAGGAACTGTTGAGTACTACATGATGAACACGTATGTTATGCTTCAGTCATCTTCCTCTTCACTCCCTGTGGGCCTCTTTCTGGGACGTCCTCCTGAGCAGATAGGAGAGAAGATACACAGTTCAACACCAGTCCTCTCTGGACGTTTACTATAGCTCTGAGCTATGGTGAGGATGCGCGCTCTTCTCACTGGGATTCGGGCCCGCAGTGGCGGGCCTGCGTCCACACACTCGCTAGGGGATCAGGCTCCTGCAGCATGGGTTTCCTGGGCCAGTGGCCAGCGCTGGGGACACTTTTCCTTCTACACTGACATTCCTACAGTACTACTTGATAACATGAGGGGGCTTCATGGGAAATGGAGTTTCTGGAAAATGAGatgaagacatttattttggtgcaaaaattctgaaattcatgcatttttttcataacacattttccgTGAAAagtttttcagtttcttaaaaagtttacttgagggccggcgttgtggcgcagtgtgttaaagccaccgcctgtcatgccagatcccatatgaatacaggttcaagtctcggctactctgcttctaaaccagctccctgctgatatgcctgggaaggcagcagaagatacccaagtgcttggacccctgcacctacgtgggagacccagatggagttcctagcccatagctttggcctggctcagccctgaccactgtggccagttgggaagtaaaccaatggaagagctttctgtgtgtgtgtgtgtgtgtgttcctctctgtgtcactctgcctttcaagtaaataaattttttaaaaaatgtatttgagagacagaggcagctcccatctactggttcactccccaaatacccacgatggctggggctgggtccctgGTATGAGTGACAGGAGCACGgttacttaagccatcagctctgcctcccagggcctgtgttGGCAGGACGCTGGAGTCCGGAGCAGAGCGGGGAATCAAACCTCCAGGGACTGCTGTGTGGTGCGAGAGTCTTCATCGCAGGCTAAACATTCACTCCCATTCAAGACCCCTCATACGTTCCTTGGCTTCTTCACTGTATGTAACATtcagtattttatctttttttttttaattttttgacaggcagagtggacagtgagagagagagacagagagaaagatcttcctttgccgttggttcaccctccaatggccgccgtggccagcgcactgcggccagcgcaccacgctgatccgatggcaggagccaggtgcttatcctggtctcccatggggtgcaggacccaagcacttgggccatcctccactgcactccctggccacagcagagagctggcctggaagaggggcaactgggataggatcggtgccctgaccgggactagaacccggtgtgccggcgccgcaaggcggaggattagcctagtgagccacggcgccggcccaacattCAGTATTTTAAACTCTGTTACttcctttattttgaaagagcttATATCCACTGATTCGTTCCTCAAGTGCCCACACAACCAGGGCGGACCCAGGCAAAaggtgggaaccaggaactccattcagatctctgcagagccatcatcactgcctcccagggtctgcgtgacgggaagctggagccaggagccaaagctgggcctggaacccaggtactcccatgtgggaggctggcttcttaactgctaggccaaatgctgccCCCGAAAGCCTGTGATGTAATCAAGGGTTGCTTGTGTCATGTGTTTCTCAGTGTGCTTATAACATTgtaaattgtgtgtgtatgtgtgtgcatagaaAGAAAAAGCACACCTGGCCAATGTTGAACTAAACACGTATGTGACTGGCGTTTATTCCTATGTCTGTCTCCAGAACCTAGAGTGCAGCATTCAACGTTCAGAAGACATTAAATGAGGGGCAGCTGTTTGGTGGAGGGGTTAAGACACGGCTTGGGCACTCGTGTCCCAGGTCAGAgagcctggctcaagtcccgccagctctgcttccaatcccacttcctgccaatgcgcatCCGGGGAGGCAGATAATGGTGGTCcagatacttgggttcctgccacgcacacgggagacccaggttgagttacGGGCTTccggcttaggcctggtccagccctggctgtgcaggcatttgggggtaaaTTGGCAggagtctctccatctctctctctctctctctctctctctctctttcttgctctgcctttcaggtaaagtgaaaagaaaaaaacaatgaatatgTCATTTGAGCAATAACAGTGATTCTCCTCTATAATTAAGACTTAAAACTTCTTTGCCTCTGTGATCTTCCAGGGGAAAAGGAAACAAGCTAGAGTGGAAATATTTTGCTATCACAGAAATTAACTAATCTTCAGCTACTCTTCCAGCCAAAGACATCCAGTGTCCCACAGTGAGCATGATCGCCCTACCCGTGGGGAAGGGTCTGTCATTCTGTAGGACAGGCCTGGGTGTCGGGCCCCGCGCCTTTCCCTGTAGCCCCTTCCATCCAcccagacacacatgcacatgcacacacacacacgcttggCTGTGAGGCTACGGAGCTTCTGCTCGTTCTTCAACACCCAGTGAGAGGTCTCCTCCTCCATGCAGCCTGCCGAGACCCACCTGAGCACAGGAATCACACCTCTGTGTGATTCCTCTGGGCCACTCCTACTTCCTTTACTGCATCTCTCTGAATTTCACTCATCTGTGTGGACAGCTAATGTGTGCCTCCCTGGGCTGTGGGCTCCGCTCCCCCCCCCAGCAGCTGGCCCCTGGGTACAAGGTGCTCCCCGGAAGTGCATCCGTGCGGTCTCACCTCATCGCTGCTGAGCTGCTTGGCTCTGCGTGACCTCTGAGCCGTATCCTCTTCGGATCCCTCGTCACTGTCTGAGGAGATGAATCGGGCTCGTTTCTCTGAAAGCAAAGGAGCTGCAGCTGTGGGACAGACCCTCCACGACCAGGGCGCAGCTACTCCTGGATTCTCCTCGGGCCGAATATTGGGACTGCCTCCCGGGCACTGCTCATGTAAGGCAAGTGCCCAGAGGACTTGGCCTTGAGGGGTTCGTTCTCAGAGAGTTCGCTGCCCGCTTTTCAGTACCCCAGAAGCACCGTGCACGTCCCACAGTTAAGACTGCCGAGTGCGAGCAGCGAGTGAATTTGCCCCGTGGGGAGCTGCGGGCCGCACACCCCCTTGGCAGGTGCACCAGTTAGTGCCGCCATCCGCCCGCCATGACGTGCTGTCTGCAACACTGCTCCCGACAAAACAACGAGTGGCCTTCGCGCCATCTCCGGAGTCAcaggaagacagggagaaagtgCTCACGGGAGCCAGAGCAGGCTCTGCCGCCCCGGGGGCTAAGGTAGCCACTTCTACACCTGACTCACCGTGGGCCGCCCCTGGGCGAGGGCTGTTCAGGGCAGCCAGGctggctgcctcctgctcctcctgttcctcctccccttccccctcctcctcctcctcctcgtcacTGTCGGGATCCTGGTGGGGGGTGCTGGGCCCCCGCTGGCGCTGCCTCCCCCGCAGACGGATGCTCTGAGACCCGCGCTGAGTAGAAGCCTGTAGCCGTCCTTCGTCCTTCTGTGGGGACGCAAGTACGCGATTCAACTTCAAACCTGTCTGTGCGTGCCCACCCGAGCCACCCGCGCCCTACAGCACACGCAGTGCCTAGAGCAGCTGTGTCCACGTGCAGCTGAGTTACCATACACAGTGGATTGAAGGGATGCAGGCAACAGAGGGGAGAAGAGCAGGGGTTTCTTCCCCCACGCAGTGGAAGGGATGCGCTGTCCCCTGTGCTGCCACTCACAGCCCAGAGACACTGTCTCTGTTCATCTGCACCAAACTCCCCCGGATCCCAgagtcctgccccagcccctgaccCCAGAGAGCCCCCCACAGCTCCTGACAGCAGGAAGGGGtggcctgctgggggcagggggtgaggCTGGGGGGCGGATGCCAGCCACAGGGTAGCCCGCATTGCTGtgcctctgcctgtccttctaCAGCGAGGTACACACGGCTGCACCCGTGTCAGGAAGAGTCAGGAATGCCCTTGGCCTCCAGTGTTAGAGTATCTGCTAACAGCTGCGAGTCTGAGAGCACCCACTGTTCTCCAAAACCTCAGAGAATCCAGGAGAGCACCTGAGTCCGCCATTCGCTTTCAGTCTCACCGCAGCCATTGGCATTTCTCTGTGTAGCTACACCCAAAAACTATGAGAAATCAGACAGCGGTAGGAATAACAAACGGTGCATGAatattctgggggaaaaaaacggCTCTTGGTATCCAGAAGCCTCAGGATAAAGCATAGCCAACGTACAACATACCTTCATCACGTCTGTGCGCGGGCCCTCAGGATCGCAAGTGGCCATTGGCAGGATCCTAATCTTCTGTGCCTTTGAAATTCTACTAGCCAGTGGCACGGTCATCTTTCTATGGGTGGCACTGTCTATAGAATGAGGCCTGCCAGGGAAGGGACAGCAACGCCTTACTATTCACGGAGAACCTTGGGAGGGGATCAGACGGGCTGCAGCGACCCCCGCGGGCAGTGAGGCGGCAGGACCACGGCTCCCTAgggagcccctccctctgcccctcatcCCAGGGCAAGCTGCCAGGGGCGAAGAGGGAGCGCAGGGAGGAAAGGCAGATGGCAAGGTCAAGGGCTGTTACCAAAAATACCCCCAACCACAATCACGGAGAGAAGCACTATGAAGTCTCAGGTCTGAAAGGGTGAGGCACCTGCCAGGAGGCGTAATTTGGGGATTAAAGATGAGTGCCTCCATCTGGGCAGAACCGGAAGAGAGGTCAAAGCAATGGGGCCTCGTCGCTGCCCGGGGTCGGCACAGCCGGAACAGGAGTCCTGGTCAGAAAGGCCGCCCCCCTGACGCCAGCGGGTCCACCGGGACAAAGGGCAGGAGCCTGGGAGAGCGCCTGTGGTCAGAGAGCTGGGACGCAGCGGGAGAAGGTGTGCATTGCCGCCAGATGTGAGCCCAGGTGGGCCGTGGGGCACGGGGAAACAGGCCCAAGCCAAGGACCCCGCGGCTCGCGTGGGGCCGTTCAGGAAGAGGACACGGAGAGGCGGGACTGGAGCCAGGTCTCGGCGCGCTCTGTGTGCGGCACGACTTAACACACAGCCCGCGAGGCAGACATTATCGCCACGCTCTGGGCAAGGAAACCGGAAGTTAGTGAGATGGAGCCCTCCCCCCAGCATTGCCCAGGCCGAGAGCGGGCCCTCCCCGGCTCAGGAAGACGGACAGGACTTAGTACACCTGGCCTCCGCTCCGTCTAAGCAGGCGATTAAATGGTTGTGGTATCACAAAGTTGTGCAGCCTTGGCCTCGGGTCTGATGGCAGGAGACTTCGACAGCCCGGGAAAAAACCTCGCATTCTCGTCTTGTAGGTGACTCCTAACCAGCCGCACCGTGCCCTTCGGAGGGGAGGGTCCCAGAGGGACCCCCGCACGACGCCCCGCACCGGGCACTGGGGCACAGCCTGCAGCGGCCTCGGGTAAGGGGAGCAGCCCGCCACGCCTCTTGCATGCCCACCCTCACACCGTTCTGAGGTCACATGGCTCCCCAGGTCAATTTCACTGAAGGGGCTGGGCAGGTCCACTAGGCCTCTCGCCAAGTGCACGGACCAGGGGGAATTAACAGTGCCCAGCCTTTTGGGCGCTGGGTCAGCCTCGTGTGAGCTTTGATAGCAAGCACTGGCTCGCTGCGTAATGGCAGCTGAGAGTGGACTTGAAAAACAACTATCAGAACCAGACCGTGGTTCTCGCTGAGCGGCACCGGGAGGCTGTCAGTCAAACGCGCTGGGCCTCTTGGGGTCACACAGCGTCTCTCTTGGGGCGCTTTCTAATGGCAGTGGGTGCCACGCCGCTGGGCTAGTTACCGGAAGGTGAGCTTGGATTTGAAGACGGCTTTTCCCAGTAGGCCGGTGTCGCCCCTTACGAACAGGTGGTTGTGATTGTCCTGCAGGAGTTCCTTGTGGATCTCAAACACCTCGTTCCCCAGATGCAGGGACATGCTGGAAACCAGAGAGGAGGGTTCAGGGATTAGGCTGGGTATTTACTGAATGATTCCGACAGCGCCACTTAAAACAGCGTAGGACGGCGGCGTCCCGGCTTCATACTCAACCTACCGGAAGGCTGCAttgggaagagaaacagaaaagatcaTTATAAAACAACTGATCTCTTTTCCAAGGAAGAAGTAGTAACGTCCATCCTCTTTCCAGCTTCAAACGTGAGGCTGAGGGACCCGTGCGTGCCCAGAGACCGCGGGACTAGCAGCACAGAAAGCAACTTCTCCAAACTCGGGCTGTAGGACAGCCGCTGTGTCAGGTAGCCAGCCTCAGCATTCCACAGCAGGCAGGTGGACAGCGTGGGGTCTGGGGGCCATGGCCCACGTCTCCACCAgcgcagctgtgtgacctcaacCTTCTTTATTTCTCTCGGATTTCCTGGGTAATGCCGGGTGGCCTCCATTCTGTCAATTCTTCCACAAAATATCCCAACACAAGGTCGTACCCGGAAGCTGTCCTGGACCGCAAGTCCCCCGAGGGGGGTCTGGGGCCTCTGGGGTGGTCTGGGCTCACCTTCCGTCTGACCACTTGACGATGCGAGCGTTGCTCTCTCTGATCTCATTTCCTTCTTCATCCCGGCGGATCCTCCATCGAATGGTATTTTCCACCTGATTTGGGACACGTAGGCATTAGGGACCGATTGACCTCACCACTCGTTCTTTTGCACTCCAGTGATGTTAGTCCCATGCCCGGAATTGACAGGGAACTGTAGAATAAGCTTACCGAAAAATAGCCGGTTTGGCAACACTGACACCCACCTGCTATATACACCTGGAGAAGCTGGTTAAGCCAACCAGGCATTTTGCTTAAATCTTTCCTGAGCTCCAGTTcagggcagcagggcagcaggggcagAAACCAACCATGATGCAGATCCACTAAGGGCTCGGAAGGAGGGAGGACAGACTGGGGTCCACAGGAGACAGACAAAGGTTGAGACCTTGATCTAACGCAGGATCCTTGGAGCACAGTGAACCCAGAGAAAGGGAGGCCTAGTGAGACGggcagtagatttttttttttaatgttaaagaataaacaaataacaaataacaaGCTAAAATCCAAGCCCTATGTTTTTCCCTGTTTTCAAACCCAAATCCATCTACCCGCTTGGAAGGGAACTCCAAGTGATAAAATAGCGTACCAGTTGACCCTGCCCAGTGCTAGCAGTGGGGCCCCTGTTAAGGAAGACAGCACCCCTGCACCGCAGCGGTGGTGCTTTGCCACCAGGGGCCTTCTGGGGAGGAGCCAGCCAATGACAAGGTCTCCTTCTGCACCTCAGGGCAATGGGCACAGAGAGCCCAGGACATTTCGATTGTGGGACGTTGCGAGGATCTAAAATGTGAAAGCAGTCCCACACACTGTATTTTGTTATCATTAATCCTGGAGGAAGTGGTTAAGAGTTTTTAAGAATGTTTATCTTTATGTTGAAATgtgataacaacaacaaaaaaagtggagaaagagagaaatgacagTTCCACAGGCAGGGACGAACAAGCATGTGGCTCTTTTCCCTACAGATATTCTGGAAGGACGTTTCATTCCTAGTGCCAAAGAGCTGTGTGTTCATTGAACAGGAAACACGAAAGATGGTTTTCATAAGCTCAGGTTTCAAGTTGTCATATGTGTGTTTCACTTTACAGAAGGAAAATCTTCAGCGAAAAGGGACGAGCTCATGGGGTGGTACCTTTAATTTCAGCCTGATTCTGTCTTCATCGTAAAGCATTTTCTTATCTTCACATTCATCTTCATAAAACTGAGGGTCGAAAGGTCTGCGAATTGTTTTTGTAATGTCACGTTAGCTACATTGAGTCATGAATGCGATGACCAGTGTACGTTAGCATCTCTACAGTATGCATCAATATGTTTCTGAACCATCATACAAGAAACCAACATCGTGTGAACCTTATTTAAATGAGGATGCAAATGACAGCGCTCTCTTGAAGTTTGTTTTTACAGCGTGCTGCCTGAAATAAAACCCAAAGGGGACTAATAATTCCACGTCTTATTTGAAGAAATGCCCTCTAAAGTGAGGCAACACACGGCCTGCCTTTCcctattttttaaggaaaatgggTCACATTGAACTGCACGAGAGTTTGCAGGCATGCCCCGGAGTGAATAAGACACATGGACACGCCTGTGCTGTCCAAAAGCATCGTCTTCCCAAACTCACAGGGGCTTCTGCAAAGAGCATGTATGGTTTCTCTAATCGGTTTTTCTCACTGTCATTTGCCAATTTTGCAGCTGTGTACCAGTGAAAAATAACTTCACCAGTTGGGATGTCTGTTTGTTTATAGGCACGTGCCAAAATGCTGGGTAAATTATTAGCATGAAAAGCCTCTCGCTGAGGCAGACATCCGGAGCAGCGGTTAAGCTGCAGgtcaggagtgcctgggttggatttctggctctggcacctggttccagcttcctgctgggagacagcagtgacggctcaagggaTTGAGTCCTtgacatccacttgggagacctggattgtgtccctgcctcctggcatggcagccatttggggaatgaaccagcagataagaccTCTCTGGtttatatatctttctctctccctctttctctgtctctcaaaaaaactCTATCAACTCATCATTTTTCTACTGCAGCAAtcctaaatttattatttattacatgagaaatctcccatcttcaTGATTCGTTAACTCATCAAAAATAAGAAACGGTGTTCACATCCTACATAGTTTTATTCGACATCTTGGAAAAATCAATCAGTCCTCTTACTTGGGGTCTATGCTGAGAAACTTGGGTAGTTTCACAAAATGGAGTTCGTTTCCTAAGTCAGAGTTGATATTGGGAATCTCCACTTCTATTCTGGTTTCAGAAGCAGGCTCCTTCCCATGCTGGTCCAGGGCTGCTTGGGGTTCATCCTACGAGAAGAGCAGGAGGTGAGAGTTTGCAGGCGTGTTGGGCATGTTCTAGCTTTACTCCCACCTCTGGCAGGTGCAGCTTTGAGAGGAAGTAAAGTTAGACAAGCACATTTATGGATAAATCTTCTCTCTAAAACCTCACCCCCACTCACAGCAAGACAAAACCCACCATGGGAAACAAGATCTTTTAGCCTGTCCTCCTAGAAAAACTATTTCATTGACATATCTACTTTGCCTAAGATACTCTGTGATCTCATTCTGAGAAGTTCTTTCTGTGTCATCTCATATCCAGAAATTCTCAAAACAGTAGGGTGGGTGTGTTTGGCACAGAGGCTAAGACATGGCCTGGGATGTTTTCATCCCATATCACagggcctgtgtttgagtcctggctctgctttccatgccagcttcctgctggtacgcatcctaggaggtagcaggtgacggctcaagtccttaggtttctgctacccacatgggggacccggatggagttccagactcctgcctttggcctggtctgcCTTGGCCActgtaagcatttggagagtgaatggaagacctctgtctt
This window harbors:
- the LOC133770577 gene encoding RNA polymerase-associated protein LEO1-like, which gives rise to MDLFGDINDISSSSDEDSQVPVPGQHVDEPQAALDQHGKEPASETRIEVEIPNINSDLGNELHFVKLPKFLSIDPKPFDPQFYEDECEDKKMLYDEDRIRLKLKVENTIRWRIRRDEEGNEIRESNARIVKWSDGSMSLHLGNEVFEIHKELLQDNHNHLFVRGDTGLLGKAVFKSKLTFRPHSIDSATHRKMTVPLASRISKAQKIRILPMATCDPEGPRTDVMKMARRPLVVLSGAVLQTARHGGRMAALTGAPAKGVCGPQLPTGQIHSLLALGSLNCGTCTVLLGPNIRPEENPGVAAPWSWRVCPTAAAPLLSEKRARFISSDSDEGSEEDTAQRSRRAKQLSSDEVLETDIGINASHIRV